Proteins encoded by one window of Hafnia alvei:
- a CDS encoding MFS transporter: protein MSDITLSSVPTKMRYLTLLMIFITVVICYVDRANLAVASAHIQAEFGISKSEMGYIFSAFAWTYTLCQIPGGCILDHLGAKTTFFIAIMGWSIGTLFQGFANGLVSLFTLRAVTGMFEAPAFPTNNRIVTSWFPEQERASAVGFYTSGQFVGLAFLTPLLIWLQEKTSWHWVFIVTGAIGILWALIWHFAYQAPRKSKFANQAEIDHIANGGGMVDGDVATGKKETAPSTTADWKLVFHRKLVGVYIGQFAIASTLWFFLTWFPNYLTQEKHITALTAGFMTTVPFMAAFFGVILSGIVADKLLKSGKSIGFARKTPIICGLLLSTCIIGANYTNDPMWIMILMAVAFFGNGFASITWSLISSLAPMRLIGLTGGVFNFIGGLGGITVPLVVGYLAQYYGFAPSLTYIASVALIGALSYIFLVGDVKRID from the coding sequence ATGAGTGATATAACACTGTCTTCTGTCCCTACAAAAATGCGTTATTTAACGCTATTAATGATTTTTATTACCGTCGTAATTTGTTATGTCGATCGTGCTAATTTGGCCGTTGCCTCTGCGCATATTCAAGCGGAGTTTGGCATTAGTAAATCAGAGATGGGATATATTTTCTCGGCGTTTGCATGGACATACACATTATGCCAAATACCGGGCGGGTGTATTCTCGATCACTTGGGGGCCAAAACAACCTTTTTTATCGCGATTATGGGATGGTCTATTGGAACCTTATTCCAAGGTTTTGCCAACGGGCTGGTATCGCTGTTCACTCTACGTGCGGTAACCGGTATGTTTGAAGCTCCGGCTTTTCCAACCAATAACCGTATTGTTACGAGCTGGTTCCCTGAGCAAGAACGTGCGTCTGCGGTAGGGTTTTATACGTCTGGGCAATTTGTGGGTTTAGCGTTTTTAACTCCTTTGCTGATTTGGTTACAAGAGAAAACCAGCTGGCACTGGGTGTTCATCGTGACGGGTGCAATTGGTATTCTGTGGGCTCTGATATGGCACTTTGCCTATCAGGCTCCACGCAAAAGCAAGTTCGCCAATCAGGCCGAGATTGACCATATTGCTAACGGTGGTGGTATGGTTGATGGCGACGTTGCGACAGGAAAAAAAGAGACTGCGCCTTCAACGACGGCAGACTGGAAGCTGGTGTTTCATCGCAAGTTAGTGGGGGTTTATATTGGCCAGTTCGCCATTGCCTCAACGCTATGGTTTTTCCTAACCTGGTTCCCGAATTACCTCACTCAAGAAAAGCATATTACCGCGCTGACCGCTGGTTTTATGACAACGGTGCCGTTTATGGCTGCATTTTTTGGGGTGATCCTTTCAGGTATTGTGGCGGATAAATTACTGAAAAGCGGTAAGTCGATTGGTTTTGCGCGCAAAACTCCTATTATCTGTGGCCTGTTGTTATCCACCTGCATTATTGGTGCGAATTATACCAATGACCCTATGTGGATTATGATCCTGATGGCAGTGGCATTCTTCGGCAACGGATTTGCGTCTATTACGTGGTCGCTGATTTCATCTTTGGCACCGATGCGGTTAATTGGGCTTACCGGAGGTGTGTTTAATTTCATTGGCGGTTTAGGCGGCATTACCGTTCCATTGGTGGTGGGATATTTGGCTCAATATTATGGTTTTGCACCTTCGTTAACCTACATTGCCTCTGTGGCATTGATTGGTGCTCTCTCATACATATTCTTAGTCGGGGATGTGAAACGTATCGACTGA
- a CDS encoding EAL domain-containing protein: MEKSANFVIKKVMENSLNLTVDIFLQPVFDLSSFKCVGAEVLVRGFYRRNIVAPNLFIHQLEENGGIICLGSYVIDQTFKYMSEVLIPNNFLYILSVNISLVQLNEQGFAQTVIQLAEKYKIPADRVMLELTETQGHPDINGQHNAAQLQEYGFLLAWDDVTSADEAEQKMKLVKTDFIKLDRSCFKKGAMDETLKLIDKAQSLDTDVVAEGIETFAQTSLMLKHGVRLAQGFLFSRPLNKDDFNEEYIRRLQ; this comes from the coding sequence ATGGAAAAAAGTGCAAATTTTGTTATAAAAAAAGTGATGGAAAATAGCCTTAACCTAACGGTAGATATTTTCTTACAGCCAGTTTTCGATCTCTCTAGCTTTAAATGTGTAGGGGCAGAGGTTTTAGTTCGAGGTTTTTATCGTCGCAATATTGTTGCGCCAAATTTATTTATTCATCAGCTAGAAGAGAATGGCGGCATAATTTGTTTAGGTAGTTATGTTATTGATCAGACGTTTAAATATATGTCTGAAGTTTTGATCCCCAATAATTTCCTCTATATCCTGAGCGTCAATATTTCGCTTGTGCAACTTAATGAGCAAGGATTTGCACAAACCGTTATCCAATTGGCTGAAAAATATAAAATTCCTGCTGATAGAGTGATGCTTGAACTGACTGAAACTCAAGGGCATCCCGATATCAATGGTCAACATAATGCCGCTCAGCTACAAGAATATGGTTTTCTGCTGGCTTGGGATGACGTGACCAGCGCTGACGAAGCTGAGCAAAAAATGAAGCTGGTAAAAACAGACTTCATAAAGCTCGATCGATCTTGTTTCAAGAAAGGCGCGATGGATGAAACGCTTAAATTGATTGATAAGGCACAGTCGCTTGATACTGACGTGGTTGCTGAAGGTATTGAAACTTTTGCACAAACATCACTGATGTTAAAACATGGCGTTAGGCTGGCTCAGGGCTTTTTGTTCTCACGTCCGTTGAACAAAGATGATTTCAACGAGGAATACATCCGTAGGCTTCAGTGA
- a CDS encoding DUF3748 domain-containing protein, whose product MSRYAEKQLTFDPRGHQLTNINIWTPDSEWLAYDVRPSGASFTGLCIERVNVHDGRVEVVYRAQHGAHVGVVTISPQQPTRYVFIHGPEHPDAHWHYDFHHRRGVIVSEPDRELAETLDAMDITEPYTAGALRGGTHVHVFSPDATRLSFTYNDHVMHEKDVALDQRNVGIAVPLHAVNVPKQHPREYDGSHFCVLVSQTTLNPEVGSDQISRAYEEGWIGNEGYLKPDGTRQRWALAFIGDTVGDKGAKVPEIFIVDLPEQNAAYSQAGKYPLQGTVDRLPAPPANVHQRRITFTHQRIFPGIATTPRHWLRSSPNGAEIAFLMQDDAGVVQLWTISPNGGEPRQITHGKHSVQSALSWHPDGESLFFVMDNSVVRCKVHSGEITRLTIRSEQPPCAEAVVVSPDGNHVAFMREIAGWPQIFMVNLNG is encoded by the coding sequence ATGTCTCGCTATGCTGAAAAGCAACTCACATTTGATCCGCGTGGGCACCAGCTCACCAACATTAATATTTGGACACCAGACAGTGAGTGGCTGGCATACGATGTACGGCCTAGCGGTGCCTCTTTTACCGGGCTGTGCATTGAGCGTGTGAATGTTCATGATGGACGTGTGGAAGTCGTTTACCGCGCACAGCATGGCGCACATGTTGGCGTGGTGACGATAAGCCCTCAACAACCCACACGCTACGTTTTTATTCATGGTCCAGAGCATCCAGATGCCCACTGGCATTATGATTTCCATCATCGGCGCGGCGTGATTGTCAGTGAGCCAGACAGAGAATTGGCCGAAACGCTTGATGCGATGGATATTACCGAGCCTTATACCGCAGGCGCCCTACGCGGTGGAACGCATGTCCATGTGTTTAGCCCAGATGCCACTCGTCTGAGTTTTACCTATAACGATCACGTTATGCATGAAAAAGATGTGGCGCTCGATCAGCGTAATGTGGGCATCGCCGTACCTCTGCATGCGGTTAATGTGCCGAAACAACATCCACGCGAATATGACGGCAGCCACTTTTGTGTTCTGGTGAGCCAAACTACGCTTAACCCTGAGGTAGGAAGCGATCAGATTTCTCGTGCCTATGAAGAGGGATGGATTGGTAATGAGGGCTATCTAAAGCCGGATGGAACTCGCCAGCGCTGGGCTTTGGCTTTTATCGGCGATACCGTTGGTGATAAAGGCGCTAAAGTTCCTGAGATCTTTATCGTTGATCTGCCAGAGCAAAACGCAGCCTATTCGCAGGCGGGAAAATACCCATTGCAAGGCACCGTAGATAGGTTGCCGGCGCCGCCTGCAAACGTACATCAGCGTCGAATTACCTTCACTCATCAGCGCATTTTCCCTGGAATTGCAACGACACCACGCCATTGGCTGCGTTCTTCACCAAACGGTGCCGAAATTGCTTTCCTGATGCAAGATGATGCGGGTGTGGTTCAGCTTTGGACTATTTCGCCTAATGGTGGAGAGCCACGGCAGATAACGCACGGGAAGCATTCCGTGCAGTCGGCATTGAGTTGGCATCCTGATGGGGAGTCGCTGTTTTTCGTGATGGATAATAGCGTTGTGCGATGCAAAGTACATTCAGGCGAAATCACTCGTCTAACAATACGTTCAGAGCAACCACCGTGCGCGGAGGCCGTGGTGGTTTCCCCCGATGGAAACCACGTTGCATTCATGCGTGAGATTGCAGGCTGGCCACAAATTTTTATGGTGAACTTAAACGGATAA
- a CDS encoding YceK/YidQ family lipoprotein, producing the protein MRQRIRCLTITLLAGTTLLAGGCSSVMTRVGPSQGYYSGAKNDIKMIKDDDTGWAMTPLLALDLPFSAVVDTLLLPYDYYRSGSNPEDDSPRARVLRDEQTSGVNNVAPNYTVQDNAAPHYE; encoded by the coding sequence ATGAGACAACGGATTAGATGCTTGACGATAACTCTGCTTGCTGGCACCACGCTGCTTGCGGGAGGCTGTTCCAGCGTCATGACCCGTGTTGGACCGAGTCAGGGTTATTATTCTGGTGCCAAAAATGACATCAAAATGATCAAAGATGATGATACTGGTTGGGCGATGACACCGCTTCTTGCTCTGGATCTACCGTTTTCTGCCGTAGTGGATACGCTGCTATTGCCTTACGACTACTATCGTTCAGGCTCAAATCCAGAAGATGATTCTCCGCGTGCGCGCGTTTTGCGCGACGAGCAAACCAGCGGAGTAAACAATGTTGCCCCGAACTATACCGTTCAGGACAATGCCGCTCCGCATTATGAATAG
- the ibpA gene encoding small heat shock chaperone IbpA, whose product MRNYDLSPLYRSAIGFDRLFNLIESGQNQSNGGYPPYNVELVDDNHYRISIAVAGFAEHELDITAQANTLIVKGSHEQSDKERTYLYQGIAERNFERKFQLAEHIQIKGANLENGLLYIDLERIVPETLQPRKIEIK is encoded by the coding sequence ATGCGCAACTACGATTTATCTCCACTTTATCGCTCTGCTATTGGCTTCGACCGTTTATTTAACCTGATTGAGTCAGGTCAAAATCAGTCTAACGGGGGATATCCTCCTTACAACGTTGAGCTGGTAGATGACAATCACTATCGCATTTCTATTGCGGTTGCTGGTTTTGCTGAGCATGAGTTGGATATCACTGCGCAAGCTAATACGCTGATTGTTAAAGGTTCTCATGAACAGTCAGATAAAGAACGCACCTATTTATATCAAGGTATCGCCGAGCGTAACTTTGAACGTAAATTCCAACTGGCTGAACATATTCAAATTAAAGGTGCCAACTTGGAAAACGGACTTTTATATATCGATTTAGAGCGCATTGTTCCTGAAACATTGCAGCCACGTAAGATTGAAATTAAGTAA
- the ibpB gene encoding small heat shock chaperone IbpB, producing the protein MRNHDLSPLLRQWIGFDKLANAMQSGLEPQGFPPYNIEKSDDNHYRISLALAGFKQSELDIEVEGPRLTVRGNPTQPEKPVEYLHQGLVYKAFDLTFTLAEHLTVDGAKFENGLLNIDLVRNVPEALQPQRIAIGGQTTTPALEQAQTPASDAETSN; encoded by the coding sequence ATGCGTAATCACGATCTTTCTCCGTTACTTCGTCAGTGGATTGGCTTCGATAAATTGGCCAATGCGATGCAAAGTGGCTTAGAGCCTCAAGGGTTCCCGCCATACAACATCGAGAAAAGTGACGATAACCACTATCGCATCTCTCTGGCATTGGCCGGATTTAAGCAGAGCGAACTGGATATTGAAGTTGAAGGCCCGCGCTTAACCGTGCGTGGTAATCCAACCCAGCCGGAAAAACCGGTAGAGTATTTACATCAGGGTCTGGTTTATAAGGCGTTCGACTTAACCTTTACCTTGGCTGAACATCTCACCGTAGATGGCGCTAAGTTTGAAAATGGGCTGTTGAATATCGATCTGGTGCGTAATGTACCGGAAGCGCTGCAGCCTCAGCGTATTGCTATCGGTGGGCAAACAACGACTCCAGCACTGGAGCAGGCCCAGACCCCAGCAAGTGACGCTGAAACCAGTAACTAA
- a CDS encoding valine--pyruvate transaminase, with protein sequence MTFSVFGDKFTRYAGITRLMDDLNDGLRTPGAIMLGGGNPAKIPQMTDYFTQLCADMLNEGKLTDALCNYDGPQGKDALLQALAKMLRDEFGWQIEAQNIALTNGSQSAFFYLFNLYAGRLSDGSRRRVLFPLAPEYIGYADAGLDEDLFVSAKPTIELLPEGQFKYHVDFDHLNIGDDVGLICVSRPTNPTGNVLTDEELIRLDALAQQRNIPLLIDNAYGLPFPGIIFSDVNPLWNPNIILCMSLSKLGLPGSRCGIVIADEKVISAISNMNGIISLSPGSLGPAIALEMIERGDLLRLSNEVIKPFYRQRVEQTIEVIRRYLPEERCLIHKPEGAIFLWLWFIDLPISTEILYQRLKQRGVLMVPGHYFFPGLEHEWPHTHQCMRMNYVPEPDQIEKGVQILAEEVERAHQEDAGKKKRYVGKR encoded by the coding sequence ATGACTTTTTCTGTATTTGGCGACAAATTTACCCGCTACGCGGGGATCACCCGTTTGATGGACGATCTGAATGATGGCCTGCGTACGCCGGGCGCCATAATGCTTGGCGGCGGTAATCCGGCTAAAATCCCTCAGATGACGGATTATTTCACTCAACTTTGTGCGGATATGTTGAATGAAGGCAAACTCACCGATGCGTTGTGCAACTATGATGGCCCACAAGGTAAAGATGCGCTGTTGCAGGCGTTGGCCAAAATGCTGCGCGATGAGTTTGGATGGCAAATAGAAGCACAAAATATTGCACTAACAAACGGCAGCCAAAGCGCGTTTTTCTACTTATTCAATTTGTATGCCGGGCGTCTTTCTGACGGTTCTCGTCGTCGGGTTTTGTTCCCATTGGCACCCGAATATATTGGTTATGCCGATGCTGGGTTAGACGAAGATTTGTTTGTTTCAGCGAAACCTACTATCGAGCTATTGCCTGAAGGCCAGTTTAAATATCACGTTGATTTTGACCATCTCAATATTGGCGATGACGTCGGGCTGATTTGCGTTTCTCGTCCGACTAACCCAACGGGGAATGTTTTAACCGACGAAGAGCTTATTCGCCTTGATGCTTTAGCTCAGCAGCGCAACATTCCGCTGTTGATCGATAACGCCTACGGTTTACCGTTCCCAGGAATTATCTTTTCTGATGTGAATCCGTTGTGGAACCCTAATATTATTCTGTGCATGAGCCTGTCGAAGTTGGGGCTACCGGGTTCTCGCTGCGGCATCGTGATTGCTGATGAAAAAGTGATCAGCGCAATCAGTAACATGAACGGGATTATCAGCCTTTCCCCGGGCAGTCTTGGTCCCGCTATTGCGCTTGAGATGATTGAGCGTGGTGATTTGCTGCGTCTATCCAACGAGGTGATTAAACCGTTTTATCGCCAGCGTGTAGAGCAGACGATCGAAGTGATTCGTCGCTACTTACCGGAAGAGCGCTGTTTGATTCATAAACCAGAGGGCGCGATTTTCCTGTGGCTATGGTTTATCGATCTGCCGATCAGCACGGAGATTTTATACCAGCGGCTGAAACAGCGCGGCGTATTGATGGTGCCAGGGCACTATTTCTTCCCTGGGTTGGAGCACGAGTGGCCGCATACGCATCAGTGCATGCGCATGAACTATGTTCCTGAACCGGATCAAATCGAGAAGGGGGTGCAGATTCTTGCGGAAGAGGTTGAACGCGCACATCAAGAAGATGCGGGTAAGAAGAAACGCTACGTCGGTAAACGGTAG